In the Ruania zhangjianzhongii genome, AGCTGCGGCACCGGTGGGGGAGAGAGCAGGCGGAAGCCATTCGCGGTAACGCCACGGCACAGTACTACCTGCCGGGCATCACCGAGGAAGACCTCCAGCAAGATCTGTCCCGAGCCGTGGGCACCTACGAGGTCACGCGCACCACCACCTCCAGCGGCAGCAGTGCCGGGTCAGGGCCATCGGTGAGCACATCCGCCAGCTGGGAAGACCGGATGCGCCCCGACGAGGTCCGTGCGATCCCCGATCAGCAGGCCCTCTTCTTCTATCGCAACCTGCGCGCCGGACTAGTGAACCTCCCACCATGGTGGGAACGCCCCGATGCCGCCTGGATCAGGGAATGCGAGCACATCGCAGAGAAGCTCACCGGGCGCAACGCCGATGCCCTTCGCCGCCGGCGGGAGACACCCATCCCGGCGCCCGCAGTAGCAACCAGCGAGGAAGGAGCGGAGGCATGAGTGAGGACGAGAACAATGCAAACCAGCGCGAGTTTGACCGCCTCCAGGGTCAGATTGATGACCTGACGGACATCGTGGCCACACTGGTAGAGCGGGCCGCCGGCACACCCGAGTCTGAGGCCGCCGCCCCCTGGTCCTGGCGCGCCACAACCGGGGAACGCCGCGAGGCCCTGTGGGGGAGCTCACGCGCTGGGTCGAGTGGCACAACGAGCGGTACGGGCGAGTCAACCCGGACTGGACGATTCATCCGTGTTGGTTCCGTCACCCGGCCGTGGTCGAGCACCTGACAGCGCTCATGGTCGCCTGGCGCGCCGCATACGAGTCCGACAAGCCCTCACGCGAGGCCGCCATCTGGCATGACCAGATGAACAGCATCCACACCCGGATGACAGGGGCGGCCTGGGGGTTCAAGAACTGTGCCGGCGGACATCGAGAGCCCGCGGAACAACCTACCGATAGCGATCCTGAGGCCCTCGCCGCGCACATCGCGGCGGACGTGCAGGCACATCCAGATACCGTCCCGGCCGTCAGTTCACTGCGATTGGCGCAGTCATGACCAGCGCGGCCGCTGTGCCTGCTGCTCACCCGAGCGCGCACCGGGTTCATGCCGGGTATCCACACGTGACCGGTATTGTGCAACGCTATCCACAGTATGCGCGCTGGAAGTTGAGGAGGGGTGAGGTGGCCGCGGACTATCCAGAGATGAAGATTCCTACCTCGCCCCAGAGCACCGCCATGGAGCACCTGCGCGGCGTGCTCCACGCCATCTCCACCCAGGGCCGGCCAGGCCTGGCTTCGTACGCGATGATGGCCTACGCCCTCATCTCCGAGGTAACCCCGCCCTACCCACCACCCCCCGAGCTACCCGCAGCCCCCACACTCACCGAGGCTCAGGCTGCGCTCGATGAGGCACTGGTAGCCGCAACAACACCGCGTGAGATGCTCCGACTCGTCGACGCCGGGGACATGCTCAGCGGCGCGGTCGAGGATGACGAATAGCCATGCGCGCGTGGCAAGTGCAGGACATCGCCGACATCGCCCGCCACTGGGCGATGTCGGCGCGTGCAGACCTCACCGAGGCACTCACCGACGAGCGGATGAAGGGCCTCGTGCTGGCCACTCGCCAGGAGACCATTGACCTCGCCGAAGCCATGACCCTTCGTGCCGGTGTCTACCACCCTAAGCAGCTCGCCGAGCGCAAACGTCCCCCGACCGTTCGCGAACTCGAGAGGGACCCCGCGCGGGCCTTCGCCGGCCTCCTGCAAATCTACCCCCGCCCGGCCCTGTCGCAGCTGCCCGCTGACGTTCTGCGAGGCGAGCCACACAACGAGACGGAGGCCACGTGGCGGCATGTTCTCGACCTAACTGTCGCGGGCCGAGAGCGCGGAAGAGCCGATGGCGAGCTGGCGAGCTCAGAAGAGAAGTGGCGCACCCTGGCTGACGCCACCGCCCTGGCAAGCATCGTTGCGATCGCCGACGAGCACGCCCAGCTGATCGATACTGACGGTGCGGGCGAATACGCCTACGGCATGAGCAGAGCGCTTCGATTCGCCGCACAGCACGTACAACGACTCGCGGGCCTCCCCGGCGAGCGTGGCGACGACACTGGTCTGACCCCTGCCGCCCGTCCCGTGCGCGTCACCTCGGCTGCAACGCTGCTCGAAGCACAGCGGCGACTCGTGACGTTCATCCGCGATGATGACGCCTCGCCCACCACCGCGGCCTTCTTCGCCGCGGCTCATGAGACCGTGCTGGAGAAATTGGGAGAAGTCACCCCTAGCCCGCCAGGTTGGGTCGAGCAGACTCGCGAGCAGCTCCGCGGCATCAGCATCCGCGAGCTGAACACCATCCGTCCCGAAGCAACGCCGCGGCGCGCCACTGGGCAACTTGTGAGCATCGTGCAGTACCTCAAGTCAGCACCGGTGACCGAAGTTGCTCCAATCGCGCGTGTGAGCCTGGCTGCGGCTGCGGCAGGCATCACCGCGGCCGCAGCCAGGACTCACACTGAACTTGCAGGCAAAGATTGGGTGATTTCGCACGGTGTCGTCGCCGATACCCAGGAGATCCTCTGGCAGCCGACCCGCGCACCCCATGACCCACCGCGGCTGGCCACGGCACTCGATGCGGCCTCAGCTATCGCATCCCCCCACGCCGAAACCCCCGCCAGGCCCGAGCCAACCCGCGCGGCCGCGTTGCTCGAGGATGTGCTGGCGCGTCAGACACAACGTCCAGTCTCCCCAGGTCAACGTCCCGGCGACGACACGGCGGCGCGTCTGCGCCAATTGCAGGAGAAGCTCGCAGCCGATCCCAGGGAGCGCGCGGCCTCGTTTGAGGAACCGCAACAGCCCTCTCGCGGACCCGCACAGGGCGGAATCTGAGGTTAGCTCCCCTCGGCCCAGTTCAGTCCGTGTAGTCGGAATGCCGTGACGAGTTCCGGATGATCGGGGGGCAGCGCCACGGGGCGGAGGTTGGACAGGTGGGGGCTGACGCTGGGGTCGCCGGCGTGCTCGAAGATCGCCCAGAGTTCGACCTCGTCGCCGTGGCGAGAGGCAAAGCGGACGCCGGCGACTTCGGTCGTGGCGTGCAGGTGCGTGGCGACATGCTGGGTCAGCTCCCGCGGTCGAGCCCGTCGTAGCGCGGCCGCGTCGAAGTCGGGCTGGCCGAGCCGGTAGGCGAGTGCGATGAACGTTGGCCGTAGAGCGGCGATCGACTCCGTCGCGGTGACGTCGCAGAACGTGCCCCGCAGGGTGGCTGAGGCCGCCTCCCGGGGCTGCAGCCAGCTGTAGGGCACGTGGCCGGCCGGTGCAGTGGGATAGG is a window encoding:
- a CDS encoding RES domain-containing protein, whose amino-acid sequence is MPATPQLVLLPVDQQVYRIGYAPAPWAWAGWEFAGTDGRFPGRWDDHRGVFRTTYAGSTLLGCLLEVLAHFRPDPALTAQMAGIEDDEAYPTAPAGHVPYSWLQPREAASATLRGTFCDVTATESIAALRPTFIALAYRLGQPDFDAAALRRARPRELTQHVATHLHATTEVAGVRFASRHGDEVELWAIFEHAGDPSVSPHLSNLRPVALPPDHPELVTAFRLHGLNWAEGS